Proteins from a genomic interval of Cyprinus carpio isolate SPL01 chromosome A21, ASM1834038v1, whole genome shotgun sequence:
- the LOC109074455 gene encoding uncharacterized protein LOC109074455 isoform X2 — translation MDSRTSPTSESGLSNGFVNSVFNVSLDEESKDEISWIPECNSSDSIIPSQTLRREKQEPVRRSRTAAIWRILQRRKTPSGLDRRPHSVILPGEASFLKLSITNKVRSFTKLKSPSVFKGKAGKTSDAKSSIDLKDEADDVYMCKDSPSSDFKHVFRNKAIRHSFAGHTADFYCSFEDIAPAGTPDNVQQETKDTVSNQNGFKFSERVVYTKKSHPSFSNCNNSSATEQEDCCAKQSLKIPQRSRWSRRGDVLNYLRRISLKGKGNQTLGESSFESMNTLDKTIDSDYGSVNFELVKDLNSAPEQTGIDGKSSHFRGLLRFFNTVAETAMKWRNSSRSFSPPEGQQSPPGLRKTQESGELVPLTVRSEEKAETSVQGKPTLSSDTSKVVSPVNAAVNCSPPVELKAWRTCPDSPRDNSSLCNNSDESQSQLSSTHISLATIESHPRNEDPEPPEETQTGFENTAIPHHSSSKAVDENQDVCTDKKKMNCPEELFKTLSRPRGQSPEDPPLKALLQRCRSLPLPTALSALEPMALTHMLTPPAKTMAKSVVLRMRNSSTGSNRQKRFRPGSGPLHVNMLISGGSVVSAEAVWDHVTMAERELAFKAGDVIKVLDTSNKDWWWGQMDDEEGWFPASFVRVDPHSPQPYTKPVFYINPIATPRFHNTTAKLWVNQDNTATESAEGAGEVQNGHSDSSNGCLCIGQALQNRDQMRANVINEIMSTERHYIKHLKDICEGYLRQCRKRIDMFSDDQLKVIFGNIEDIYRFQMGFVRDLEKQYNIEEPHLSEIGPCFLEHQDGFWIYSEYCNNHLDACMELSKLMKDGRYQHFFEACRLLQQMIDIAIDGFLLTPVQKICKYPLQLAELLKYTAQDHSDYRYVAAALAVMRNVTQQINERKRRLENIDKMAQWQASVLDWEGDDILDRSSELIYTGEMSWIYQPYGRSQQRVFFLFDHQLVLCKKDLIRRDILYYKGRIDMDRYTVRDAIDGRDDDFNVSVKNAFKLHNRDSEEIHIFLAKKPEEKIRWLRAFHEERRMVQEDEKIGFEISEYQKRQAAMTVRKVAKQKGEATKRYQYVLEFADSLIDIILRKRVMLYGHGMKMIKVFS, via the exons ATGGATAGCAGAACCAGCCCCACGTCAGAGTCTGGTCTTTCCAATGGATTTGTCAATAGCGTGTTCAACGTTTCACTTGACGAAGAGAGCAAAGATGAGATCTCATGGATTCCAGAATGCAATTCCTCAGACTCCATTATTCCCAGTCAAACGCTCAGAAGAGAAAAACAGGAACCGGTGCGGCGCTCCAGGACGGCGGCCATCTGGAGGATCCTGCAGCGCCGCAAGACCCCCTCGGGCCTGGACAGACGACCTCACTCCGTCATCCTCCCCGGGGAAGCGTCCTTCCTCAAACTGTCCATCACTAACAAAGTCAGGtccttcacaaaactaaagtcccCGTCTGTATTTAAAGGGAAAGCTGGTAAGACTTCTGATGCCAAATCCAGCATTGACCTTAAAGACGAGGCCGATGATGTGTACATGTGCAAGGACTCTCCTTCTTCAGACTTCAAGCATGTGTTTAGGAATAAAGCCATAAGACATTCATTTGCAGGACACACTGCAGACTTCTACTGTTCGTTTGAGGACATCGCCCCCGCTGGAACCCCAGACAACGTCCAGCAGGAGACCAAAGACACCGTTAGCAACCAAAATGGGTTTAAGTTCTCAGAAAGAGTCGTTTATACGAAGAAATCTCACCCCAGCTTCTCAAACTGCAACAATTCATCTGCGACGGAGCAGGAAGACTGCTGTGCGAAGCAAAGCCTCAAGATACCTCAAAGAAGTCGCTGGTCCAGGAGGGGTGACGTTTTGAATTACTTGAGAAGAATTTCCCTCAAAGGAAAAGGAAATCAGACATTGGGAGAGAGTAGTTTTGAGTCGATGAATACCCTGGACAAAACCATTGATTCTGACTACGGCTCGGTCAACTTTGAACTGGTCAAGGATTTGAACTCTGCACCTGAACAAACAGGGATTGATGGCAAAAGCAGCCATTTCCGAGGCCTTCTCCGATTTTTTAACACTGTGGCTGAAACTGCAATGAAATGGAGAAACTCGTCCCGCTCATTCTCCCCCCCTGAAGGCCAGCAGTCGCCTCCCGGATTGAGAAAGACGCAGGAGTCTGGAGAACTCGTGCCTTTGACAGTCAGGAGTGAGGAGAAAGCTGAAACCTCAGTTCAAGGTAAACCCACGTTATCTTCTGACACGAGCAAGGTGGTCTCACCTGTCAATGCTGCGGTGAATTGCTCTCCTCCTGTGGAGCTGAAGGCCTGGAGAACATGCCCAGACTCTCCCAGAGATAACAGCTCCCTGTGTAATAACTCGGATGAATCGCAGTCCCAGCTCAGCTCTACTCACATCTCTCTAGCCACCATCGAGAGCCACCCCAGAAATGAAGACCCAGAGCCACCAGAAGAGACACAGACTGGCTTTGAAAACACGGCGATCCCACATCACTCATCTAGCAAAGCTGTTGATGAAAACCAAGATGTTTGCACGGATAAGAAAAAGATGAACTGCCCGGAGGAGTTGTTTAAG ACCCTGTCGCGGCCCCGGGGCCAGTCGCCTGAAGATCCTCCTCTCAAAGCTCTGCTCCAGAGGTGTCGCTCTCTGCCGCTGCCCACCGCACTGTCGGCCCTGGAGCCCATGGCcctcacacacatgctcactccTCCAG CTAAAACCATGGCTAAATCAGTCGTTCTCCGCATGAGGAACAGCAGCACAGGATCCAACAGACAGAAGCGGTTTAGACCAGGATCTGGACCACTGCATGTCAACATG TTGATCAGCGGTGGTTCAGTGGTCAGCGCGGAGGCAGTATGGGATCACGTGACCATGGCTGAGAGGGAGCTGGCCTTCAAGGCTGGAGACGTCATCAAGGTCCTGGACACCTCCAATAAAGACTGGTGGTGGGGTCAGATGGATGACGAGGAGGGCTGGTTCCCCGCCAGCTTCGTGAGG GTCGATCCCCACTCTCCTCAACCTTACACAAAACCAGTTTTCTATATCAACCCTATAGCAACTCCAAGGTTCCATAACACAACAGCAAAG CTGTGGGTTAACCAGGACAATACAGCCACAGAATCGGCTGAGGGTGCCGGCGAGGTACAGAACGGACACAGCGACTCCAGCAACGGCTGTCTGTGCATCGGCCAAGCGCTGCAGAACCGAGACCAGATGAGGGCCAACGTCATCAACGAGATCATGAGCACTGAGCGCCACTACATCAAGCACCTGAAGGACATCTGTGAG GGATACTTGAGGCAGTGTCGAAAGAGGATTGACATGTTCAGTGACGACCAGTTGAAAGTGATTTTTGGAAACATCGAGGATATCTACAGATTTCAAATGGGATTTGTGCGGGACTTGGAGAAACAGTACAACATCGAGGAGCCCCATCTTAGTGAAATCGGACCGTGTTTTCTGGAACAT CAAGACGGTTTCTGGATCTATTCAGAGTACTGCAACAACCACCTGGATGCCTGCATGGAGCTCTCCAAGCTGATGAAGGACGGCCGCTATCAGCACTTCTTCGAAGCCTGTCGCCTGCTCCAGCAGATGATCGACATCGCCATCGACGGCTTCCTCCTCACTCCTGTGCAGAAGATCTGCAAGTACCCTCTACAGCTGGCCGAGCTACTCAAGTACACAGCACAGGaccacag TGATTACCGTTACGTGGCAGCAGCGCTCGCTGTCATGAGGAACGTCACGCAGCAAATCAACGAGCGCAAGAGAAGACTGGAGAACATTGACAAGATGGCTCAGTGGCAGGCCTCGGTGCTGGACTGGGAG GGTGATGATATTCTGGACAGAAGTTCGGAGCTGATCTACACGGGTGAGATGTCGTGGATCTATCAGCCGTATGGCCGGAGTCAGCAGAGAGTCTTCTTCCTCTTCGATCATCAGCTGGTCCTGTGCAAAAAG GACCTGATCCGCCGGGACATACTGTACTACAAAGGGCGCATTGACATGGATCGCTACACAGTGAGAGATGCCATCGATGGACGGGACGACGACTTTAATGTCAGCGTGAAAAACGCGTTCAAGCTGCACAACAGAGACAGCGAGGAGATCCACATCTTCCTGGCCAAGAAGCCGGAGGAGAAGATCCGCTGGCTGAGGGCTTTCCACGAGGAGCGCAGGATGGTCCAGGAGGATGAGAAAATCG GTTTTGAGATTTCTGAATATCAGAAACGACAGGCTGCCATGACGGTGCGTAAAGTGGCCAAACAGAAAGGTGAGGCAACAAAGCGATACCAG TATGTTCTTGAATTTGCAGATTCATTGATAGATATCATCTTGAGAAAGAGGGTCATGTTATATGGACATGGTATGAAAATGATAAAGGTATTCTCATGA
- the LOC109074455 gene encoding uncharacterized protein LOC109074455 isoform X4: protein MDSRTSPTSESGLSNGFVNSVFNVSLDEESKDEISWIPECNSSDSIIPSQTLRREKQEPVRRSRTAAIWRILQRRKTPSGLDRRPHSVILPGEASFLKLSITNKVRSFTKLKSPSVFKGKAGKTSDAKSSIDLKDEADDVYMCKDSPSSDFKHVFRNKAIRHSFAGHTADFYCSFEDIAPAGTPDNVQQETKDTVSNQNGFKFSERVVYTKKSHPSFSNCNNSSATEQEDCCAKQSLKIPQRSRWSRRGDVLNYLRRISLKGKGNQTLGESSFESMNTLDKTIDSDYGSVNFELVKDLNSAPEQTGIDGKSSHFRGLLRFFNTVAETAMKWRNSSRSFSPPEGQQSPPGLRKTQESGELVPLTVRSEEKAETSVQGKPTLSSDTSKVVSPVNAAVNCSPPVELKAWRTCPDSPRDNSSLCNNSDESQSQLSSTHISLATIESHPRNEDPEPPEETQTGFENTAIPHHSSSKAVDENQDVCTDKKKMNCPEELFKTLSRPRGQSPEDPPLKALLQRCRSLPLPTALSALEPMALTHMLTPPAKTMAKSVVLRMRNSSTGSNRQKRFRPGSGPLHVNMLISGGSVVSAEAVWDHVTMAERELAFKAGDVIKVLDTSNKDWWWGQMDDEEGWFPASFVRVDPHSPQPYTKPVFYINPIATPRFHNTTAKLWVNQDNTATESAEGAGEVQNGHSDSSNGCLCIGQALQNRDQMRANVINEIMSTERHYIKHLKDICEGYLRQCRKRIDMFSDDQLKVIFGNIEDIYRFQMGFVRDLEKQYNIEEPHLSEIGPCFLEHQDGFWIYSEYCNNHLDACMELSKLMKDGRYQHFFEACRLLQQMIDIAIDGFLLTPVQKICKYPLQLAELLKYTAQDHSDYRYVAAALAVMRNVTQQINERKRRLENIDKMAQWQASVLDWEGDDILDRSSELIYTGEMSWIYQPYGRSQQRVFFLFDHQLVLCKKDLIRRDILYYKGRIDMDRYTVRDAIDGRDDDFNVSVKNAFKLHNRDSEEIHIFLAKKPEEKIRWLRAFHEERRMVQEDEKIGFEISEYQKRQAAMTVRKVAKQKDSLIDIILRKRVMLYGHGMKMIKVFS from the exons ATGGATAGCAGAACCAGCCCCACGTCAGAGTCTGGTCTTTCCAATGGATTTGTCAATAGCGTGTTCAACGTTTCACTTGACGAAGAGAGCAAAGATGAGATCTCATGGATTCCAGAATGCAATTCCTCAGACTCCATTATTCCCAGTCAAACGCTCAGAAGAGAAAAACAGGAACCGGTGCGGCGCTCCAGGACGGCGGCCATCTGGAGGATCCTGCAGCGCCGCAAGACCCCCTCGGGCCTGGACAGACGACCTCACTCCGTCATCCTCCCCGGGGAAGCGTCCTTCCTCAAACTGTCCATCACTAACAAAGTCAGGtccttcacaaaactaaagtcccCGTCTGTATTTAAAGGGAAAGCTGGTAAGACTTCTGATGCCAAATCCAGCATTGACCTTAAAGACGAGGCCGATGATGTGTACATGTGCAAGGACTCTCCTTCTTCAGACTTCAAGCATGTGTTTAGGAATAAAGCCATAAGACATTCATTTGCAGGACACACTGCAGACTTCTACTGTTCGTTTGAGGACATCGCCCCCGCTGGAACCCCAGACAACGTCCAGCAGGAGACCAAAGACACCGTTAGCAACCAAAATGGGTTTAAGTTCTCAGAAAGAGTCGTTTATACGAAGAAATCTCACCCCAGCTTCTCAAACTGCAACAATTCATCTGCGACGGAGCAGGAAGACTGCTGTGCGAAGCAAAGCCTCAAGATACCTCAAAGAAGTCGCTGGTCCAGGAGGGGTGACGTTTTGAATTACTTGAGAAGAATTTCCCTCAAAGGAAAAGGAAATCAGACATTGGGAGAGAGTAGTTTTGAGTCGATGAATACCCTGGACAAAACCATTGATTCTGACTACGGCTCGGTCAACTTTGAACTGGTCAAGGATTTGAACTCTGCACCTGAACAAACAGGGATTGATGGCAAAAGCAGCCATTTCCGAGGCCTTCTCCGATTTTTTAACACTGTGGCTGAAACTGCAATGAAATGGAGAAACTCGTCCCGCTCATTCTCCCCCCCTGAAGGCCAGCAGTCGCCTCCCGGATTGAGAAAGACGCAGGAGTCTGGAGAACTCGTGCCTTTGACAGTCAGGAGTGAGGAGAAAGCTGAAACCTCAGTTCAAGGTAAACCCACGTTATCTTCTGACACGAGCAAGGTGGTCTCACCTGTCAATGCTGCGGTGAATTGCTCTCCTCCTGTGGAGCTGAAGGCCTGGAGAACATGCCCAGACTCTCCCAGAGATAACAGCTCCCTGTGTAATAACTCGGATGAATCGCAGTCCCAGCTCAGCTCTACTCACATCTCTCTAGCCACCATCGAGAGCCACCCCAGAAATGAAGACCCAGAGCCACCAGAAGAGACACAGACTGGCTTTGAAAACACGGCGATCCCACATCACTCATCTAGCAAAGCTGTTGATGAAAACCAAGATGTTTGCACGGATAAGAAAAAGATGAACTGCCCGGAGGAGTTGTTTAAG ACCCTGTCGCGGCCCCGGGGCCAGTCGCCTGAAGATCCTCCTCTCAAAGCTCTGCTCCAGAGGTGTCGCTCTCTGCCGCTGCCCACCGCACTGTCGGCCCTGGAGCCCATGGCcctcacacacatgctcactccTCCAG CTAAAACCATGGCTAAATCAGTCGTTCTCCGCATGAGGAACAGCAGCACAGGATCCAACAGACAGAAGCGGTTTAGACCAGGATCTGGACCACTGCATGTCAACATG TTGATCAGCGGTGGTTCAGTGGTCAGCGCGGAGGCAGTATGGGATCACGTGACCATGGCTGAGAGGGAGCTGGCCTTCAAGGCTGGAGACGTCATCAAGGTCCTGGACACCTCCAATAAAGACTGGTGGTGGGGTCAGATGGATGACGAGGAGGGCTGGTTCCCCGCCAGCTTCGTGAGG GTCGATCCCCACTCTCCTCAACCTTACACAAAACCAGTTTTCTATATCAACCCTATAGCAACTCCAAGGTTCCATAACACAACAGCAAAG CTGTGGGTTAACCAGGACAATACAGCCACAGAATCGGCTGAGGGTGCCGGCGAGGTACAGAACGGACACAGCGACTCCAGCAACGGCTGTCTGTGCATCGGCCAAGCGCTGCAGAACCGAGACCAGATGAGGGCCAACGTCATCAACGAGATCATGAGCACTGAGCGCCACTACATCAAGCACCTGAAGGACATCTGTGAG GGATACTTGAGGCAGTGTCGAAAGAGGATTGACATGTTCAGTGACGACCAGTTGAAAGTGATTTTTGGAAACATCGAGGATATCTACAGATTTCAAATGGGATTTGTGCGGGACTTGGAGAAACAGTACAACATCGAGGAGCCCCATCTTAGTGAAATCGGACCGTGTTTTCTGGAACAT CAAGACGGTTTCTGGATCTATTCAGAGTACTGCAACAACCACCTGGATGCCTGCATGGAGCTCTCCAAGCTGATGAAGGACGGCCGCTATCAGCACTTCTTCGAAGCCTGTCGCCTGCTCCAGCAGATGATCGACATCGCCATCGACGGCTTCCTCCTCACTCCTGTGCAGAAGATCTGCAAGTACCCTCTACAGCTGGCCGAGCTACTCAAGTACACAGCACAGGaccacag TGATTACCGTTACGTGGCAGCAGCGCTCGCTGTCATGAGGAACGTCACGCAGCAAATCAACGAGCGCAAGAGAAGACTGGAGAACATTGACAAGATGGCTCAGTGGCAGGCCTCGGTGCTGGACTGGGAG GGTGATGATATTCTGGACAGAAGTTCGGAGCTGATCTACACGGGTGAGATGTCGTGGATCTATCAGCCGTATGGCCGGAGTCAGCAGAGAGTCTTCTTCCTCTTCGATCATCAGCTGGTCCTGTGCAAAAAG GACCTGATCCGCCGGGACATACTGTACTACAAAGGGCGCATTGACATGGATCGCTACACAGTGAGAGATGCCATCGATGGACGGGACGACGACTTTAATGTCAGCGTGAAAAACGCGTTCAAGCTGCACAACAGAGACAGCGAGGAGATCCACATCTTCCTGGCCAAGAAGCCGGAGGAGAAGATCCGCTGGCTGAGGGCTTTCCACGAGGAGCGCAGGATGGTCCAGGAGGATGAGAAAATCG GTTTTGAGATTTCTGAATATCAGAAACGACAGGCTGCCATGACGGTGCGTAAAGTGGCCAAACAGAAAG ATTCATTGATAGATATCATCTTGAGAAAGAGGGTCATGTTATATGGACATGGTATGAAAATGATAAAGGTATTCTCATGA
- the LOC109074455 gene encoding spermatogenesis-associated protein 13-like isoform X5, whose translation MDSRTSPTSESGLSNGFVNSVFNVSLDEESKDEISWIPECNSSDSIIPSQTLRREKQEPVRRSRTAAIWRILQRRKTPSGLDRRPHSVILPGEASFLKLSITNKVRSFTKLKSPSVFKGKAGKTSDAKSSIDLKDEADDVYMCKDSPSSDFKHVFRNKAIRHSFAGHTADFYCSFEDIAPAGTPDNVQQETKDTVSNQNGFKFSERVVYTKKSHPSFSNCNNSSATEQEDCCAKQSLKIPQRSRWSRRGDVLNYLRRISLKGKGNQTLGESSFESMNTLDKTIDSDYGSVNFELVKDLNSAPEQTGIDGKSSHFRGLLRFFNTVAETAMKWRNSSRSFSPPEGQQSPPGLRKTQESGELVPLTVRSEEKAETSVQGKPTLSSDTSKVVSPVNAAVNCSPPVELKAWRTCPDSPRDNSSLCNNSDESQSQLSSTHISLATIESHPRNEDPEPPEETQTGFENTAIPHHSSSKAVDENQDVCTDKKKMNCPEELFKTLSRPRGQSPEDPPLKALLQRCRSLPLPTALSALEPMALTHMLTPPAKTMAKSVVLRMRNSSTGSNRQKRFRPGSGPLHVNMLISGGSVVSAEAVWDHVTMAERELAFKAGDVIKVLDTSNKDWWWGQMDDEEGWFPASFVRVDPHSPQPYTKPVFYINPIATPRFHNTTAKLWVNQDNTATESAEGAGEVQNGHSDSSNGCLCIGQALQNRDQMRANVINEIMSTERHYIKHLKDICEGYLRQCRKRIDMFSDDQLKVIFGNIEDIYRFQMGFVRDLEKQYNIEEPHLSEIGPCFLEHQDGFWIYSEYCNNHLDACMELSKLMKDGRYQHFFEACRLLQQMIDIAIDGFLLTPVQKICKYPLQLAELLKYTAQDHSDYRYVAAALAVMRNVTQQINERKRRLENIDKMAQWQASVLDWEGDDILDRSSELIYTGEMSWIYQPYGRSQQRVFFLFDHQLVLCKKDLIRRDILYYKGRIDMDRYTVRDAIDGRDDDFNVSVKNAFKLHNRDSEEIHIFLAKKPEEKIRWLRAFHEERRMVQEDEKIGFEISEYQKRQAAMTVRKVAKQKGEATKRYQV comes from the exons ATGGATAGCAGAACCAGCCCCACGTCAGAGTCTGGTCTTTCCAATGGATTTGTCAATAGCGTGTTCAACGTTTCACTTGACGAAGAGAGCAAAGATGAGATCTCATGGATTCCAGAATGCAATTCCTCAGACTCCATTATTCCCAGTCAAACGCTCAGAAGAGAAAAACAGGAACCGGTGCGGCGCTCCAGGACGGCGGCCATCTGGAGGATCCTGCAGCGCCGCAAGACCCCCTCGGGCCTGGACAGACGACCTCACTCCGTCATCCTCCCCGGGGAAGCGTCCTTCCTCAAACTGTCCATCACTAACAAAGTCAGGtccttcacaaaactaaagtcccCGTCTGTATTTAAAGGGAAAGCTGGTAAGACTTCTGATGCCAAATCCAGCATTGACCTTAAAGACGAGGCCGATGATGTGTACATGTGCAAGGACTCTCCTTCTTCAGACTTCAAGCATGTGTTTAGGAATAAAGCCATAAGACATTCATTTGCAGGACACACTGCAGACTTCTACTGTTCGTTTGAGGACATCGCCCCCGCTGGAACCCCAGACAACGTCCAGCAGGAGACCAAAGACACCGTTAGCAACCAAAATGGGTTTAAGTTCTCAGAAAGAGTCGTTTATACGAAGAAATCTCACCCCAGCTTCTCAAACTGCAACAATTCATCTGCGACGGAGCAGGAAGACTGCTGTGCGAAGCAAAGCCTCAAGATACCTCAAAGAAGTCGCTGGTCCAGGAGGGGTGACGTTTTGAATTACTTGAGAAGAATTTCCCTCAAAGGAAAAGGAAATCAGACATTGGGAGAGAGTAGTTTTGAGTCGATGAATACCCTGGACAAAACCATTGATTCTGACTACGGCTCGGTCAACTTTGAACTGGTCAAGGATTTGAACTCTGCACCTGAACAAACAGGGATTGATGGCAAAAGCAGCCATTTCCGAGGCCTTCTCCGATTTTTTAACACTGTGGCTGAAACTGCAATGAAATGGAGAAACTCGTCCCGCTCATTCTCCCCCCCTGAAGGCCAGCAGTCGCCTCCCGGATTGAGAAAGACGCAGGAGTCTGGAGAACTCGTGCCTTTGACAGTCAGGAGTGAGGAGAAAGCTGAAACCTCAGTTCAAGGTAAACCCACGTTATCTTCTGACACGAGCAAGGTGGTCTCACCTGTCAATGCTGCGGTGAATTGCTCTCCTCCTGTGGAGCTGAAGGCCTGGAGAACATGCCCAGACTCTCCCAGAGATAACAGCTCCCTGTGTAATAACTCGGATGAATCGCAGTCCCAGCTCAGCTCTACTCACATCTCTCTAGCCACCATCGAGAGCCACCCCAGAAATGAAGACCCAGAGCCACCAGAAGAGACACAGACTGGCTTTGAAAACACGGCGATCCCACATCACTCATCTAGCAAAGCTGTTGATGAAAACCAAGATGTTTGCACGGATAAGAAAAAGATGAACTGCCCGGAGGAGTTGTTTAAG ACCCTGTCGCGGCCCCGGGGCCAGTCGCCTGAAGATCCTCCTCTCAAAGCTCTGCTCCAGAGGTGTCGCTCTCTGCCGCTGCCCACCGCACTGTCGGCCCTGGAGCCCATGGCcctcacacacatgctcactccTCCAG CTAAAACCATGGCTAAATCAGTCGTTCTCCGCATGAGGAACAGCAGCACAGGATCCAACAGACAGAAGCGGTTTAGACCAGGATCTGGACCACTGCATGTCAACATG TTGATCAGCGGTGGTTCAGTGGTCAGCGCGGAGGCAGTATGGGATCACGTGACCATGGCTGAGAGGGAGCTGGCCTTCAAGGCTGGAGACGTCATCAAGGTCCTGGACACCTCCAATAAAGACTGGTGGTGGGGTCAGATGGATGACGAGGAGGGCTGGTTCCCCGCCAGCTTCGTGAGG GTCGATCCCCACTCTCCTCAACCTTACACAAAACCAGTTTTCTATATCAACCCTATAGCAACTCCAAGGTTCCATAACACAACAGCAAAG CTGTGGGTTAACCAGGACAATACAGCCACAGAATCGGCTGAGGGTGCCGGCGAGGTACAGAACGGACACAGCGACTCCAGCAACGGCTGTCTGTGCATCGGCCAAGCGCTGCAGAACCGAGACCAGATGAGGGCCAACGTCATCAACGAGATCATGAGCACTGAGCGCCACTACATCAAGCACCTGAAGGACATCTGTGAG GGATACTTGAGGCAGTGTCGAAAGAGGATTGACATGTTCAGTGACGACCAGTTGAAAGTGATTTTTGGAAACATCGAGGATATCTACAGATTTCAAATGGGATTTGTGCGGGACTTGGAGAAACAGTACAACATCGAGGAGCCCCATCTTAGTGAAATCGGACCGTGTTTTCTGGAACAT CAAGACGGTTTCTGGATCTATTCAGAGTACTGCAACAACCACCTGGATGCCTGCATGGAGCTCTCCAAGCTGATGAAGGACGGCCGCTATCAGCACTTCTTCGAAGCCTGTCGCCTGCTCCAGCAGATGATCGACATCGCCATCGACGGCTTCCTCCTCACTCCTGTGCAGAAGATCTGCAAGTACCCTCTACAGCTGGCCGAGCTACTCAAGTACACAGCACAGGaccacag TGATTACCGTTACGTGGCAGCAGCGCTCGCTGTCATGAGGAACGTCACGCAGCAAATCAACGAGCGCAAGAGAAGACTGGAGAACATTGACAAGATGGCTCAGTGGCAGGCCTCGGTGCTGGACTGGGAG GGTGATGATATTCTGGACAGAAGTTCGGAGCTGATCTACACGGGTGAGATGTCGTGGATCTATCAGCCGTATGGCCGGAGTCAGCAGAGAGTCTTCTTCCTCTTCGATCATCAGCTGGTCCTGTGCAAAAAG GACCTGATCCGCCGGGACATACTGTACTACAAAGGGCGCATTGACATGGATCGCTACACAGTGAGAGATGCCATCGATGGACGGGACGACGACTTTAATGTCAGCGTGAAAAACGCGTTCAAGCTGCACAACAGAGACAGCGAGGAGATCCACATCTTCCTGGCCAAGAAGCCGGAGGAGAAGATCCGCTGGCTGAGGGCTTTCCACGAGGAGCGCAGGATGGTCCAGGAGGATGAGAAAATCG GTTTTGAGATTTCTGAATATCAGAAACGACAGGCTGCCATGACGGTGCGTAAAGTGGCCAAACAGAAAGGTGAGGCAACAAAGCGATACCAG GTGTGA